In the Populus trichocarpa isolate Nisqually-1 chromosome 1, P.trichocarpa_v4.1, whole genome shotgun sequence genome, ACCCAGCCAGCTACACACAAGTAATCTAACTATGCTCCTAAATTGCAGCTCGTTAAGTACTTAGCACCTCAACCTACAGGTCGAGACTTGGCTCGAATCCACTTATCACTGTCACCAGTGCACAGGGAGtgtaattttgttctttttgcgGCGTTTTCACTTCAATGCAGACGACTCCAAATTAAGCGTGAACCCAGACTTAATTATAGCTAAGTATTTGAAATTAGATCATTCTTCTAATCTCAACAGGCGCGCCTTTGATTAAGCTCCTTTATTTCTCATAAATTCTGCATACTCACCACTAGAAAGTACAGATAAGCGTACAAATAGCTTCAGTTAAGCAATAGAAAAGGTCATATTAAACCGGTTCAATATCAACCATTTTAAGTTTATTGAGCTAAGAAATGAGCTAAAAAAGCAAGCCTAATTATTGCTTATCAAGAAAAGGATAGGGCACTTGCTCAAAaactacatataaaaaaatgttggtgAGAATTGTCCCAAAAAGAAATGGAACTAGCTATAGTAGCTACACAGAGTCATTGACACAGGTTTAACTCCCACGAATTAGAGTCAAAATATGGCTTCATCGTCTGTATATCTGTTGGGATCTACAGGATTAGCTACCTTAATATATAGCATTGCGTATTTTGTACAATTGATACTTATAATCCAAAGTCACAAGCTCAAAGTTTAACTCCTAACATGGAAGAAGTTATTTGTTTAAACTATATCGTCGTTAACCATGTTGTGTTGTTCGGcgaatcaaattattattttttaatataaaaaaatattttctcatcggtaacatgttttttaataaaaaaattaattataaatttaaaatatgatacttattggataatatttttttttaaatattgatattgtggtatattaaataactttgttttttcaaatattaaaatcacaacatattagattaacCAAGATTAACGTGTCAAATCTACAATCCGAgtcatgagaccgtgataactttataaaaaatatatcaaaataaattatgaagatcaattcataatcaacccaataacgaaggaaaaaattaaaaagaaatattaaattaaaaaaaaaacaaaaaaattatcagagtcaactcgagttaacttgtcaaaatGATAACCCAAGTCATAACATATCAAGATAAcactatagaaagcaaataaaaaaaaattacgaaacccaatttccaaccaatccgatgttgaatgatgaaataaaaataaaaattaaaaaaagaaaccaaaaaaacataaatcaaccTGAGCCAACCTGTTAAAAACATAAGTCAACCTGAGCTAACCTATTAAACCTGTGATTTTGGTCATGACATTGGGATAacttaataataaacaaataaaaaaaactgcaaagCTCTATTTCCAAGAtatccaatgttgaaggttgaaatcaagaaaaaaaaaactaaattcatgagaccgggataactccacagaaaaaaattttaaaatttttttgaagtacAATTCataaacaacctaatattacatgatgaaataaaaaaaaatactcaattaaaaaaaaacccaacaaaaaagaaCCTAGTCTACCCAGAAAAAACCAGTCAAACCCGTGACCCCAATCAAGAGATCGGGATAACCTCtagaaaagcaaatcaaaattaattacatagcccaattaaaaaagaacaaaaaaaaatgaagagttaactcgggtcaacTTTCCAAACTTGTGACCTGAGTCAtgcatgaaatcaaaataacctcgtagaaagcaaataaactataattttcaaccaactcaatgctaaaggatgaattaaaaaaaattagttaaaaaagtagctcaaaaaataatctagtaaacttgggttaacttgttaaacttgtGATctggtcatgagatcaagacaaattaaaaaaaacaaattgaaaaaaaataataaaatctcaatTCCAACAgatttaatgttgaaggttgaaatcgagaaataataaataaattcataaaactaATAGATAACccatcatataaaaataataattatgaggcataatttttaaagtaccttaatattgaatgataatatattttttttaaaaaactaaataaataagaagaagatCGAGTCGACGAAGGGgttgagattaaaataaaactaaaaaaaaatacatattcttATTGATAGTGTTTTGTGAGCATAGTTATAATGATTTAGGCATGGACAAACAATAAAAAGTCAAAATACTGATAATATTTTTGTCATACTCTATATATAGAATTATGACTGATATAGcaatatgaatatgaataacCAAATTGGTAATCTGAATGAATACATAAAGAAATATAACAACCCACTCAGTCTAATTGCAAAGACATACCATTCCATTTCCCtacaataaaaaaggaaagaaagaaagaaggaaattttggaaaattagaCTTTCCGCATGTATTATTTATCCATAAATTATACAGACACTCCTAGATGATCAGGTAGTGATCTTGCATGCGGCCTCTGGTTACGAGTACTTTATAACCTCAATAATCTAGCGGGCAATCAATCTttggttaaaaacaaaaaacaaaaaaaagcattcCATAATGCCTTCAGCTGAATACGGAACTTGCTGCTCTTTAAGATTTTGGTGTTTCCATTCCACTCTGCTTTACCTGATCAATAACTTACAGGAGATTCTAAAGGTATGTAAGCGCAGTATTAGACACACACAGAGATTCTTCCCATCTGGAAAATCCACTCCTTTTACCTGTCACAACAGGTGATCGATCTCTCTCCCCCGTATGTGTTAGAATGATCCATCCCCATGACAAAACAGTCGCCCCTTAAAGATTCTTGCCTTGAACTGAGGTCCAGATTGCTGTTGCTCTAGCTATGGATCCAGACCACCTTCTTCTACTAGCAgttaatattaatgttaatatatgtttttcttctagAATTCAGATTCTGTTGGTACTAAGCAACGAGGAAAACATTAAATATTCTAtctcaagaaaacaagaaagaggaGAGAACAGAATGAAAATGAGAAATATCAGCCTCTGCAAATTAACAATATCATGTACAATTTGGATGGGAATAGGTACTGCATAGTTCAGAGAGTGATTAATTAAGTATTCCACTATTCCTTctcgaaaaagaagaagaaaaataaattcaagatgtGCCAAGGTGACGCGACGCCAAGTGTGGAGTGTGCTTTGCTTTTCCGTTTCCTCTGTTCATATACACAGTACCAAAGAAGGATTATTACTAGGTTACTAAACTTATGTTCTGCAAATTCATAATCcaataaatgatgaaaataaactcaattcttaattattttagactttatacttataaaaaaacttataatttagcattataaataaataagcacaaataaaaatagctaataaaacttagaaaaaaaaactaaatatataaaaatatatctttctctctatattctttttatttttgcattattattttttatcttctacCACACCTATCTATCTTTAAACAATATCTAGCTAATTGCGAGTTTAATCAAGCCCTTATCTTTCATTTCATGCATCTTTGTTATTTGTGTTGTCTGAACCAACCAGCCAGGATGAACATCATCTGAAATAAGTAAAgaacagaaagaaagacaaaacaGATAAAGCGAAACAGCACACCAATTTCTTAATCTTCACAAAAACTTAAAAGACATTGATATTCCCAAGACTCAAAATCTCTGACTGTACACGTGCATTGACTCTAATGCCCTTACCTTCCTCTTCCACTCCCAATTCCAACAGAGCATTATCATCACAGTGGTAAAAAGTAAAACCCAAAGGAACACAACCCCTCGCTGGAAAATTCAAGGGGCATCAATAACCAATCTATATTCCAACAAAAGGATATTTTCATTTCCCCAAATACACCAATTAACTGcccgaaataaaaaaagagaaggaaaaacatactcactaaacttttaaaataaaaatttaaggggaaaaaaaaagtactctTGCCGAGTGAGTCTTTGGTTCTTtgggttttatttgttttttttttttggttattatttaCCGTCACCGTCACGAGCCAAGCCTTCAGCAACAGACGCAAGTTTTTGGAGATTCAGCTTGACAACAGTATCAGCAAACAGCCGTGTGTCTTCCTCGGTATTTCCTTCCGGTACATCAACGACATACGATTCCAAAACAACCGTCCAGATCTTCCCTTCACGTTCGAACCCATGCACTGTCGTTACCGACCTGTAGTTCTTCAACCTATGTTCTCCTCCAATAATACTAAACCCCGTGACCTGCCGTTCATCGTCCAATATATCAAGCCTCTCTGTGCTTGTTGCAGCAGGCAAGCCAGAGATCACGTTCACGTCACGTGTGGATCCCACGGTCATTGTGAAACCTGGGGCCACGCTGCAGCTCTTGATGAAGTGCTTGTAGGTCTGTGGCTTGTCGAAACGGCGGGCAAGTGACCAAACGAGGTCGTTTGGTGCGTTTATGCGCTGTGCTAGGAGAGAGGAGCATTGGCCCGGCCTGATTCTATAGTTGTGAAACTCAGTTATGAGAGGGTTTAACTCGTCGAATTCAGACTGAGTTAAACTAGGTGGGATTGTGACGTGGTGGGTGGTGTAGGTTGTTGGTTCTTGTTGTGCTGGGTCAGTCATGTCTTTCGACTTTCTAGAacacaaaaggagaaaaaaaaaacaaaagattccGGGCTTTCGAACTTTGAAAGGAGAGAAATGATAAGAGTGGGGTTTTTGTTTTGGAGAGGGGGGATTCTTTGATTCAGGGAGTAAGTAGAGAAGCAAACGAAGCGGGTATTAATTTACGATGGTGAAGGAAAGGTGGGAATAAGTGGGTGAAGACGACAGGTGGGGGTGGAACTAAATGGGTTTCATGTTAGTTGCTTGACATGTCAACCTGTCTAAACTAAGCTCCTATGACCacctatttaatattttttttattctgatttttgctctcttttttcaattttatttttgctttttttctctctcaatcttatcattatttttctctGTGATGAATCTATAGGttctcttttttgttaattttagattGGCCTCTTAGGTTTATATAGGTTTTTATCTACTGCACactattacaaaataaaaaaagaaacttcaataaaaaatattttattgctatttatcaatgaaaattataataaaaagtttttataagTAATTTCTAATggaaaaggcaataaaaaaaaaacaaaaggaaattttattggtaattttgtCAGCATTACTaacatatcaaattattaatagaaatttcattaatgattttaaaataaattaaaacccaaGAATCCTTTTTtacttgtttcttcttctttgtaatttttaatttacaaaaacaacagCTAGGGTTTAATTTCTTGCTACCAAAATCCGACAGCCCCATCACAAATCTAATGCCAACAGTACATGTCATCTCCCTATCTCATGTTTGATTTCTTGTTTAATAACCTTAGCTTTTTGTTAGGGTTTTATATAGCAAACATTAGAATCTGAGGAGACAATGCTTGATTTGCTGGGAATCTGGAAAACTTGTCCAGGTCTAGGTTATTTTCTATTCAACATTCTATTAGTTCTAAAGTAATTAGCCTTATTGGgtacattaaaaaattgagttctATTCTTTTgaggtctattttttttagttttaaagtaATTGAGCTCCATGACTGTGCTTTGGAGAGAGATTTTTCATGGAGTTTGTATTGGGTTTCTTGGTGTTGCTATTCTTACACATTAATTGATTCTATGTTATTATGGGAGGCGTTGAGTTTTAATATTGGGCTTTTGTGATGTATAGGCACAAATTGGTGTGTCAAGATTTAAGGGTACGTTTCTctattgttttctgtttttaggACTTTTCTTCAACTTTGGGCAAAATTGGGTGAGTGGAAAATCTTTTTTCCTTGAtgtatgaattaaaaaaagaatcagatttgtatttgatttataGCGAAAAAGGTGATGCATATGCTGGTGTTTGTTGAGCTATTTAGCTTCATCCTTGGAATGGTAGTCATTCTAAGTATATAGCTCATATAAGCATGGATACAATACGATATATGTTGGTGTCTCTATTCTTCAACAAGTTCATGATATGGCAAAGATGCATGAATATATAAACTTACAGTTGTGGAGTTTCTTGCGTTTGATCGGTTAAATTGTctatatttcttgttttgagTGAATAAATTGCTCAAGCATACCCCCGTAACTTCATTCGAGGAAGGCATGCCCATAGATGAGGTAGAGTATACTAAAAGGGCCTGTGAAGGTAGAgcacacaaaaaataaaggaataaatGTTATCAAGAGACAAGAGAGTTAAGAGATAAGAGAGATAGAGTAGACAAAAAGGAGGTGATGAAGGTAGTGGATAAGATAATGACAttgctatgttttttcttttctcttggaaAAACTAACGTTAGGGAATGAGTTTTGAAGAGAAAACCTAATTCTTAGTTTTGAGTTTCTTGAACTCCCTTGAAGAAGATATATAATGGACGGGGTTGAATGGAAAGATTTCATAGGTGCCCATTGAGAAAATTTGTTCCTTTTTTCTaattgagattgagtttgatcTGTTTTCTACTTCAAAATTAGTCAAAATTAGTGGTGGTTAATGGTTTCTTTGAGTtctattctcattcttttttgcTATAATATAAGTAGCgattttctatttataagacTTGGAGGCTGTTAATCAATGTTATTAAGTAGTTTCATTGTGatttatttgtaataaataattaactttgtattttatttttgaattgtgttaattttttttaggtattaTGTATTCAAGAGAAACAAGTCTAAATCCAACAAAAGTGTTATTGTTTCATCAAGTAGTAGTGTCGGTGATTTTTGTTGTGAATCTAGGTGATAATTATGAAGAGATACTTAATATAGAAGTTATCGACCAGGGCTTAACCATTGAGGATTGACCCATCAAATCCTTGATCTGGATAATGGGCCCGAcatgatttaataactttgcttttcaaaatctattttctacgtaattataaataataaaaaaagatattcgtacaaaagacaagaaataaaattacgAAGGACAAATGTTATTTTCATCGTCAAACTTGTTTTTCTgattaatgtattttatttttattttcacaacaatcaattttcttattacacatctttttttttaattttgacaaaaaattttatgaaaaatattgttttttaagaaaaaacttattatgatcGTAAAAGCAAgagtcaattaaaattttttaaaaaaatcattaatacaTTTATAGGCTTTTATATGAAGTAGctcaagaataataaattttaaaaaaatataataaaaaataaatattttattctcattaaatactaattagaaaattattttaaaaattatacatattagaaaaatacataattattcataaaacaattgataatatcatcataaaaaggCCTTAAtcttctttaaaaagaaataattggaTAATTGCTTAAATATCATTCTAATACATtgatttaaagatatatttttttaatttaaaaaaaaacctagaaaaaagcCAACCACGCATCGGCCTAGCTTTCCATTCCAAAAAAGATTGGCTTTAGAAAAACATGCCAACTTTGCATAGGCCTAGAAGGCTAAATCCACGTGtcagttgatatttttttatgagtgcATGACACATCATccattcatatttgttttttataaaaatatagttgatattgttttttcgGCCACCATAGGCTACTACAATGCTCAAAAAGTTAGAGTTTGAGTTATGAGActaaaaacaactcaatttttaacttaaaacatatataaaaaaattccaaatgaCCCTAATAAATCCATTCAGAACCCTGGAACACTCTTAAATTTGTCCAAACCCCCAAAATTAAACCgaatcaaaaaaatttgttgagGCTCGATCTACTTTTCCAATGACATGAATGGTAAAAACACCTTAATGGATTTTCTCttgttaaaaagaatttattgacacaaaattttatttttttagtggttGAAATATGACCAACTAACTACTTTCTCTTtcctctattatttttaaatgagattctcttccccccccccctctcaaAGTATAGaagctaaaatataaaacaaataaatgaaatgtGAAACCCATACAAAACaaggagtaaaaaaaatatagcaatcaaattatatttttcttatattgtgAATACACCATTGTACgcgaatcaaaataaattattagtctTAAGATTTTCCAGAGATGACATAAAAGGATGggaatgaaacaaaaaaaactttagtgaCCAAAACGAATAATTTTTTGCGTatcaagaaaaaagattaaGGAACATTTTGACTAATTTgacaatatgataaaaaaaatgaggcaacaacaataaaaaaaaaatagatggaaaAAATATTGCTTTGGGCAAAGCTGGATTAACTTAATCCACGAAATTCTTGACCTAGACATGAGATATGTGAAGATTACATGTTTATCGTGCATcctagatcatgagatcaggataattcaatagaaaaaaaaattgacgataaataaaaataaaattgcaaaaattaaactgaaaatataaaTCGAGATATTTAATAGCACAACACAAGTCATTTACTTGgttatgtttaatgaatttgtttattaaagtcaaattgtaatagaaattaacaaacacataaaatatattgaagaaaataaaaagagaaataataaaatgataaaattaaagaaaaacctcataataaattatgaaaaaaaaaatacatattaatagatgaaattgaaaaaaaaatgtaaaaaaaaacttttattacaaaaaaatatattcaatttaaaacattCCACTTTAAGGTTAatttgaaggggaaaaaagaaagaaagatggttaggctattcaatttaaaaatgcaTAAACTAAAGGAAGGATTTGGAGAGCTTGCGTAGCGTGgttcccttcttcttctcttttttttttaaataaacaaatctgATCCAGCTAAGCAAACCGTTCCCTTTTTATATGCACATTCATTGATTAGGCAACTGAGgaacaaacatttttttatttattaatgtctCTGTCCTCATTGATTAATGTCTCTGTCCCTTAGAAATATATAATACTTAAATTCAAGTTAACTTTTTTCCGTGGACATCAGGCATCCAGCAAGTCGTCTCTGTgcccacctctctctctctccctccctccctccctctctctctctctctccctctccccttAACGTGCTTGTGACTGCAAGGAGTTTGTGcaaattgtttatatatatatatatatatatatatatatatatatatatatatatatatttcccaTCAATAAGTCTACTTCTTAATTGAggttttcaatttcttaatgCCCATGatggcttcattttttttattttatttttctctgggTGGGTTCAACTATTGTCTCAGATTATTCGTATAATTAGGTTGCCGTTTAATAAATGACAAAAGAGACTTTAGGACATAAAGAAAGCGATTCGGTGAGTATCCTAGAACCTTTCGAAATCCAATAATGCATGACCAccattaatttcataataatttgatttttgagcaattataatttcatgatatttttttaaaaaaataattttgtttttttaataagaatttcTTACAACATTTTctgaaaagttttatttttatttatagaaaatgttaaaataatttaatgattgATAATTTCTTAcaaacttgattttcttttaattcttcaaGAATACAAtagtttaaatcttttaaacaaaaatattttttttcttataatgaatatatttttagaaatgttttttactgcttaatttttttttcaaaatttatttgttttaagaaattaatagtttttataattcaataattttcaataattcttgttttttaatttattattttttatacttttaattgataatatttatataacttaatgCAATTTGGtcattttaaattgaatggACTGGGTTTTAAAATGTAGGGTAacaattgacaaaatatttatcACAAGGCCTAATTTTAgggtccccccccccccccccctataTAGTCTCTATTTATTTTAGCATACATTGATTGCAATCTATTTATCTACAATACATGGCTTAGTGTCAACTAGTCCTTCGTCACATTCTCCTTCACGCCCTAGactacttttcttttaaaacttgaaaaaaaactaatcaagagcacaagaaaatttttaatattatcattaaatcCAACTAAatagatcaattttaaaatctcttAACCCGATTCTTTTCCtaactcaaatttttaattaaatatgttcaaAAACAACCTTGATAACTAGTAAAAACATgagttaacttttaaaaaaacttcaagattataactttttttaaaaatactgaGATTACATCAGATTGGATCGACTCTATCCACCCTGCAACTCGGGTCATAGACTTTACttagtttaataactttatttaaaaaaaaaactatttttatttaattatatagtaaaaaatatatgatcacAAAATCGAGCACTAAtcctaaaataaacatttatttgaGAGCATGGTAACTTTATAGaaagccaataaaaataaattatgaagtctattttccaaccaatttagtattgaatgatgaaataaaaaaaccaattacaaaaattaaaggaccaaaaactaaaaaaaccatatcaGGTTCGATAGGTAAACTAACCAACCTATGAATCAGGTAACCCAAATCAACACGTGTAAGACCTATATTCTTGGCCCAACCTAGCCCAAGGTTTAGGTCAACCCCAATCCAACTAACCTaggtatttaaagaaaaagttgctagagcattgtttttttttccccccctCTAAAAACACCTACGAAATCAGTTTTGAAGTTAAGGTTTTGTTTCAAGCTAGGGTTAATCAGATCTGTTACATTTGATTAGTTTGGGTTATGTTCAGGATCAATCGGGTAAATCAGTTCGGCTTTATAATTACattttggtttctaaacttagagttttaatattttatattactttgcTTCGAgtcattttttagtgtttttcgtATCCGTTATAGGTTTTGCTGACGTTTCTCCTAACGATCTTCACTAGTTTCCGGTTCTGCATCcgtttgttttttggttttgttttccaAGTGAGTGAGacaatctttaatatgcatgtaatataattaatatatgtatgttgattatatgacGAGTACAATTGATTaattcttgaatatatatatatatatattgctttattATCTAAGTACTAATCTATTCTTGAATTTACATTTGCATTCTGttgaattatattatattcgatataatatttgtttgcTTTGATAATTATGCAAACATCTATTATGTCTTTGATATAAGACTTGTTAGAAACTCCATACTAACAAAATGTAGTTAGTTTATTATGAACATAGTATTATGTATACCTAGATGGTGAGAGAGGCACCAGTCTGTGATGACTGATTCTCCCACAGTGATCACCTTCGAGTGTTATCTGATCATCTTTGGGTGTCATCTGGTGATCTTCCGGTGTTATATGATCTCTGACATGTATTCCACTACCTTATGTTAATATGCTTAGTATGTATATTTACATCAAGATATGTATGActtgaaaattattaatatctaagatgtatattaaatgttattcccTCACTGAATTGGTTGAACTCACctcttcattttaatattatttcaggtttttAGTTTCTGTTACCAGGTGGACTTTGTTTAGTGTTCCTGCTTTTTCAGTTTTAATATGTATGCCTTGCTTGTTCTGCGaggctttccttttagtttttgttcgATGTCTTAGACGTTCCACTGTTAcactattttaattaagtttagaTTTTGACAATATAATAAGTATcatgaattatttgttttgctttatttgatgatgagaaTTTTTGAagtgttatttgattttattggttttgaagaatataatattttaaaagatattgaaATGTTATGaaatctttatataatttattttataatatctaCATTTTGAGACTTAGCATAGATGAGGGTGTCCTTACAACATTGCTTTTGCGTTGCCAGTCATGGACCCGAGATTCGGGTCgtgaaaacatattaaactcGTGAGTCGGGTCATGAACTCCACAAGGATTAATAACTTgctttttaaaactatatttttttatttacatatatgATAACATAAATAGACaatcataaaattaagcactaaccttataacataatttttttgaaatcacaataacctcttagaaagcgaaacaaaaaaaattataaaattcaattcccaactaacccaatattgaatgatgaaataaaaaaaataaaaaagaaaagttaaaccCTCCAAACCTGCAAACCGGTTCAACTTGCCAAACTCGCAAACAAGTCTATAGActttaaagtttaataacatggttttttttaaaaagatttttaaaaaatatatgataaaaaaataaatgatcataaaatcgagttcaattaattttttttaaaaaaagataccaTGTCAAACCCATGAACAATATCTCGCAAACTTGAGTACTAACCCAAtgcagaattttttttcctgataacgcgataatcatataaaagataaacaagaataaattattaactctaaatctaaataaatacatagcgtaagaattaaattaaaaataataaaaattcaataacagaaacaaagaaaaaaaaaaccagaaccaaaacacacaaatttctttcttcaacaccccccccccccccccccccccccaatacATGTCATTGATGCATTGAAAATTGTTCTTTTTACTGAGCTGCATTTTTACTGAGCTGCATTAGTTTACTTccttatttttctagtttctagtttttagttttttttctttaaataaactaGCTAAaggttttaaataaatattggtaAGAAActttaagctttgttttttaactttaataagtgaaagatgatttaatttataaagcATTTTAGGTTTTATTTCAAAAAGCACGAGGAGATGCATTTAGATGAAAggctatttatttaaaataaaaaaaacaaaagtaacatcaatttttttttttttttaaatgttatcaTAAAAGTAGACATTATTATTATCGTATAGAACATCTTGAAGAGCTGATAGAATTTGTGTATACATGCTAAGAATTTGCGTAAATTAATATATGTGTGTTTATTATTAAAAGTAATAGACTACTAAAAATTGAGACAATGATATTAGACATAAACCTTATAAAATGGTGTTATCCTCAGTTTTGGATTATGGATGTTTGACCTAAAATGATGGTAATAATTGATTGGGTTTTGACCTATCTTTtttgattatatttaaaatgGTTTTGAAGACCACCACTCCTCCTCATAAACCTATGTAGGATCACATCTGTccatttcaaattcatttgtcATATTAGAAAGgcaaagaacataaaattaaattcatacacATCAATCATAGAATTAACTTATTTACTTTTAATGCAATATTTAAggaaaaacctaattaaaatttacaataCTTGTACTAATTTTAAGTTTCgagaaaaatacaa is a window encoding:
- the LOC18094169 gene encoding abscisic acid receptor PYR1, whose translation is MTDPAQQEPTTYTTHHVTIPPSLTQSEFDELNPLITEFHNYRIRPGQCSSLLAQRINAPNDLVWSLARRFDKPQTYKHFIKSCSVAPGFTMTVGSTRDVNVISGLPAATSTERLDILDDERQVTGFSIIGGEHRLKNYRSVTTVHGFEREGKIWTVVLESYVVDVPEGNTEEDTRLFADTVVKLNLQKLASVAEGLARDGDGK